One Setaria viridis chromosome 3, Setaria_viridis_v4.0, whole genome shotgun sequence DNA window includes the following coding sequences:
- the LOC117847705 gene encoding L10-interacting MYB domain-containing protein-like, translating into MASQASSTPVAQARRRAASANKRARDDEGDHMDWNDGYTTIVCKLFAEQVRKGNRPNTHLNNVGYSEVKERFFQSTGIMLKKSQLKNKWDKLRGDLSAWKKLMRKQTGTGWNWEKGTINMDAEWWKKTKKDIPGVGKFKNRPLQNEDELKVMFGNIINEEQDHWNPMSSNPIIPPSQEAPNLMSSNFIDAEDGLEMGGNNDLDNGDEVQEVSPSVANAKKKVHVILDKPNKKSKASTALVIQEHISKISDNASSFVASRQAGITIEQVMDHVAACGAACGSDEHFVATELFVKKEQREMFMTIPTNEARFSWLKRKYDMMFAK; encoded by the exons ATGGCATCGCAGGCATCTTCTACACCGGTTGCGCAAGCTAGGAGGCGTGCTGCATCAGCTAACAAAAGGGCAAGGGATGATGAG GGTGATCATATGGATTGGAATGATGGCTATACCACCATTGTTTGCAAGTTGTTTGCTGAACAAGTTAGAAAAGGAAATCGACCAAACACTCATTTGAACAATGTGGGATATTCCGAGGTGAAAGAAAGGTTTTTTCAGAGTACCGGTATCATGTTGAAAAAAAGTCAACTTAAGAACAAGTGGGATAAGTTGAGGGGTGATTTGTCTGCATGGAAAAAATTAATGAGAAAGCAAACTGGTACTGGTTGGAACTGGGAGAAGGGAACTATCAATATGGACGCCGAGtggtggaaaaaaacaaaaaaa GACATTCCTGGCGTGGGGAAATTTAAGAATAGGCCTCTCCAAAATGAAGATGAGTTGAAGGTGATGTTTGGAAATATCATTAATGAAGAGCAAGATCATTGGAATCCTATGAGTTCCAACCCCATCATACCCCCAAGCCAAGAAGCACCCAATCTTATGAGTTCCAACTTCATTGATGCCGAGGATGGGTTAGAGATGGGTGGTAACAATGATTTAGACAATGGCGATGAGGTCCAGGAGGTTTCTCCTTCCGTTGCCAATGCTAAGAAAAAAGTACATGTGATCCTTGATAAACCTAACAAGAAATCTAAGGCAAGCACAGCATTAGTTATACAAGAACACATCTCCAAGATATCAGATAATGCTTCCTCTTTTGTGGCAAGCAGGCAAGCTGGGATCACTATTGAACAAGTAATGGACCATGTTGCCGCATGTGGGGCTGCGTGTGGCAGTGATGAGCATTTTGTGGCAACTGAGCTTTTTGTCAAGAAAGAGCAAAGGGAAATGTTCATGACTATTCCCACCAATGAGGCTAGGTTTAGTTGGCTTAAGAGGAAGTACGATATGATGTTTGCAAAGTGA
- the LOC117850110 gene encoding glucose and ribitol dehydrogenase homolog produces the protein MEASFKRSEMATLLERSSTLGGGALVRVRTVVPLLRAPDSTRGRGRCEPPATSAGLPGHAPAPPGLAPLFICLPATTRLPHRAMRALLLLQQLPRSAARHPLLLPNLRSPRPRDLATRRSVASFAAARPSGGGRARASSRSSARAMASQQQFPPQQQGSQPGKEHAMDPRPEAIIKSYKAAGKLKDKVALVTGGDSGIGRAVCLCFALEGATVAFTYVKGHEEKDAEETLHALRGIKSRTGAARDPMAVPADLGYEENCRRVVEEVAGAYGGRIDVLVNNAAEQYERPSLSDITEADLDRVFRTNIYSYFLVTKHALPHMREGSSVINTSSVNAYKGNKTLTDYTATKGAIVAFTRALALQLADKGIRVNGVAPGPIWTPLIPASFGKEKVEQFGSEVPMKRAGQPAEVAPSFVFLASEQDSSYMSGQFLHVNGGVIVNG, from the exons ATGGAAGCTAGCTTTAAGCGGAGTGAGATGGCGACACTGCTAGAGAGATCCAGTACGCTAGGCGGCGGAGCACTCGTACGCGTGCGTACGGTCGTGCCGCTTCTCCGAGCTCCAGACTCGACGCGTGGGCGCGGCAGATGCGAGCCTCCCGCCACGTCCGCCGGCCTCCCCGGCCACGCGCCAGCGCCCCCCGGCCTCGCCCCCTTGTTTATATGCCTCCCCGCCACCACGCGTCTCCCTCACCGTGCCATGCGCGCACTGctcctccttcagcagctcccAAGATCGGCAGCCCGACACCCACTTCTCCTCCCGAATCTGCGCAGCCCCCGACCACGCGACCTCGCCACAAGAAGGTCGGTCGCTTccttcgccgccgcgcggcCTTCCGGTGGTGGTAGAGCGAGGGCGAGTTCGAGGTCGTCGGCTCGCGCCATGGCGTCCCAGCAGCAGTtcccgccgcagcagcaggggTCCCAGCCCGGTAAGGAGCACGCCATGGACCCCCGCCCGGAGGCCATCATCAAGAGCTACAAGGCAGCGGGCAAGCTCAAGGACAAGGTGGCGCTGGTGACCGGCGGCGACTCCGGCATCGGGCGCGCCGTGTGCCTGTGCTTCGCGCTGGAGGGCGCGACGGTGGCCTTCACCTACGTCAAGGGCCACGAGGAGAAGGACGCCGAGGAGACCCTCCACGCGCTGCGCGGCATCAAGTCCcgcaccggcgccgcccgcgaccCGATGGCGGTGCCCGCCGACCTGGGCTACGAGGAGAACTGCCGCCGCGTGGTggaggaggtcgccggcgcCTACGGCGGCCGCATCGACGTGCTGGTGAACAACGCCGCGGAGCAGTACGAGCGGCCGTCGCTGTCCGACATCACCGAGGCGGACCTGGACCGCGTGTTCCGCACCAACATCTACTCCTACTTCCTGGTGACCAAGCACGCGCTGCCGCACATGCGGGAAGGGAGCAGCGTCATCAACACGTCGTCGGTGAACGCGTACAAGGGGAACAAGACGCTGACCGACTACACGGCCACCAAGGGCGCCATCGTGGCCTTCACCCGCGCGCTGGCGCTGCAGCTGGCCGACAAGGGCATCCGCGTCAACGGCGTCGCGCCGGGGCCCATCTGGACGCCGCTCATCCCGGCGTCGTTCGGGAAGGAGAAGGTCGAGCAGTTCGGGTCGGAGGTCCCCATGAAGCGAGCCGGCCAGCCAGCCGAGGTCGCGCCAAGCTTCGTCTTCCTCGCCAGCGAGCAGGACTCGTCGTACATGTCCGGCCAGTTCCTCCACGTCAACG GAGGCGTCATCGTCAATGGCTAG
- the LOC117848733 gene encoding uncharacterized protein, whose protein sequence is MDLLLPFKIGDLAELKSFLIGYRSAWFRCKVHDMRLNSSAGYLEYYLEYIDYSTEQEKEWVKVFEENPTSSNQNSRESTQLMIRPCFPQWYYGHEVPEQFPNSDVTAIVDEAWKVGDLVDWFTAGCYWSGTITKLLGKNMVEVKLPPPPIGEGIRYRANCNDLRPTLEWSLTKGWTVPLSQAKRKHWHAARLLQHSKSESEKSTSDEESSSDDEYGDNGGGVQQSGCRALNLSQGGPVVLAPPSAKNSASSPKAQEDGIIPSAENLKLSSTSKPPGPGHGTQSAATSSQPAGTGVTVKQEPGIGISIKQEQEWPLTVAEADDGPDEFLEKLDKLQAKLDYLVERTQVGQERRAEVLASSHGSTKDNASSK, encoded by the exons ATGGATCTGTTACTTCCGTTCAAGATTGGGGATCTCGCAGAGCTCAAGTCTTTCCTGATCGGTTACAGGAGTGCATGGTTTCGCTGCAAG GTACATGATATGCGTCTCAACAGTTCTGCTGGATACCTGGAGTATTACTTGGAGTATATTGACTATAGTACAGAACAAG AGAAGGAGTGGGTTAAGGTCTTTGAAGAGAACCCAACAAGCTCCAATCAAAATTCAAGAGAGAGTACTCAACTCATGATAAGgccttgttttcctcaatggtATTATGGACATGAAGTTCCTGAGCAGTTCCCAAATAGTGATGTCACAgcaattgttgatgaagcctGGAAAGTAGGTGATCTGGTTGATTGGTTCACTGCAGGTTGTTATTGGTCTGGGACAATTACGAAGTtactcggcaaaaatatggtCGAG GTaaagctgccgccgcctcccataGGTGAAGGCATACGTTATCGTGCTAATTGTAATGATCTGAGGCCTACTCTTGAGTGGTCCCTAACAAAAGGTTGGACTGTACCTCTTTCACAG gcaaaaagaaaacactggCATGCTGCTCGTCTACTTCAACATTCTAAATCTG AATCAGAGAAGAGCACCTCAGATGAAGAGTCATCGTCAGATGATGAATATGGTGATAATGGTGGGGGTGTGCAGCAATCAGGATGCAGAGCTTTGAATCTGTCTCAGGGAGGTCCTGTCGTCCTGGCACCTCCATCGGCCAAAAACAGTGCTTCCAGCCCAAAAGCTCAAGAGGATGGAATTATCCCATCCGCAGAGAACCTGAAGCTCAGTTCAACATCCAAACCACCAGGCCCCGGCCATGGCACTCAATCTGCTGCAACCAGCAGCCAACCTGCAGGCACCGGAGTTACTGTCAAGCAAGAACCAGGTATTGGAATCTCAATCAAGCAAGAGCAGGAGTGGCCCCTGACAGTAGCTGAGGCTGATGATGGTCCAGACGAGTTTCTGGAGAAGTTGGACAAGCTTCAAGCCAAACTTGACTA
- the LOC117847073 gene encoding uncharacterized protein: MAAAAAVESVVVVHNVAKRHNVGTLARSATAFGVAEVVVVGRRDVSAFGSHGATSHLRFRHFASLALARAYLKDERGCDICGVEITDDAQPVTAHPFRRSTAFLFGNEGTGLSQKECEICDFFVYIPQYGGGTASLNVTVAASIVFHHFAVWAGFPERGREGNKFIVADRPQGHSRGLYCTDSIEAVIEERKMRKENACDILEENGSSHPQESNGLDLMFTE, translated from the exons atggcggcggcggcggcagtggagaGCGTGGTGGTGGTCCACAACGTGGCGAAGCGGCACAACGTGGGGACGCTGGCGCGGAGCGCCACGGCGTTCGGCGTCGCGGAggtggtcgtcgtcggccgccgcgacgtcAGCGCCTTCGGCAGCCACGGCGCCACCTCGCACCTCCGCTTCCGCCACTTCGCCTCGCTCGCCCTCGCCCGCGCGTACCTCAAG GATGAGAGAGGGTGTGACATTTGCGGTGTGGAGATAACCGATGACGCGCAGCCGGTGACCGCTCACCCGTTCCGCCGGAGCACCGCGTTCCTATTCGGCAACGAG GGTACAGGACTCTCACAAAAAGAGTGTGAGATCTGTGACTTCTTTGTCTACATCCCTCAGTATGGTGGTGGAACAGCATCTCTGAATGTTACAGTTGCAGCTTCAATTGTTTTCCACCACTTTGCAG TCTGGGCTGGCTTTCCTGAACGAGGCAGAGAGGGCAACAAATTCATTGTAGCTGATAGACCTCAGGGGCACTCGAGGGGGCTTTACTGTACAGACTCGATTGAAGCAGTGATTGAAGAGCGGAAAATGCGAAAAGAAAATGCATGTGATATACTTGAAGAAAATGGAAGCAGCCATCCTCAGGAATCAAATGGCCTAGATTTGATGTTTACAGAGTAG
- the LOC117847270 gene encoding uncharacterized protein: MLEELLIFTRGGLILWALSGSGGAAVKASPIDALIRSCLLEDRSADGTGASQDGKRAFKWAFHNGLGLVFVAVYRRVLRLLYVDDLLAAVRAEFARIYHPKRTNYDGFSDVFRQLHLEAQARAEEMNKSKQAPIESRPAPPPSVSHDVDSNVPGDSGGNAGGRKQDGSDGDSGKDEYSGEPEPKDGGAFNLSMLRILRDKLLQSKNTDTKKNKPDKKGRQKDHDKEPSHKKLDFSDPAERGKVTDHVAVKEGLSKMDKDEQVGDVSKAKGWFSSVFQSIAAGNSVIGKSDLQPAVKALKDRLMTKNVAEEIAEKLCESIAASLEGKKVGSFTSIASTVQAAMEEALLRILTPSRSIDILRDVHAAKERERPYVIVFVGVNGVGKSTNLAKVAYWLLQHDLSVTLAACDTFRSGAVEQLRTHARRLQIPIFEKGYERDPAVVAKQAIQEATRTKSDVVLVDTAGRMQDNEPLMRALSKLINLNSPDLVLFVGEALVGNDAVDQLTQFNQKLADLSPVPAARLIDGILLSKFDTVDDKVGAALSMVYVSGAPVMFVGCGQSYTDLKKLNVKSIVNTLLK; this comes from the coding sequence ATGCTGGAGGAGCTGCTCATCTTCACGCGCGGCGGCCTGATCCTGTGGGCGctcagcggcagcggcggcgctgccgtcAAGGCCTCCCCCATCGATGCGCTCATCCGCTCCTGCCTCCTCGAGGACCGGTCCGCCGACGGCACCGGCGCCTCCCAGGACGGCAAGCGAGCGTTCAAGTGGGCCTTCCACAACGGGCTCGGCCTCGTCTTCGTGGCGGTGTACCGGCGCGTGCTCCGCCTCCTCTACGTCGacgacctcctcgccgccgtccgcgcggAGTTCGCGCGGATCTACCACCCCAAGCGCACCAACTACGACGGCTTCAGCGACGTGTTCCGGCAGCTCCACCTCGAAGCCCAAGCGCGCGCCGAGGAGATGAACAAGTCTAAACAAGCGCCTATTGAGTCAcgtccggcgccgccaccatcgGTGTCGCACGACGTTGATTCCAATGTTCCTGGAGATTCTGGGGGTAATGCTGGTGGGAGGAAGCAGGACGGCTCCGACGGTGACTCCGGGAAGGACGAATATTCAGGAGAACCCGAACCCAAAGATGGCGGGGCCTTCAATCTGAGTATGTTACGGATCCTGCGAGACAAGTTGCTTCAGAGTAAGAACACTGACACAAAGAAGAACAAACCCGACAAAAAGGGAAGACAAAAGGACCACGACAAGGAGCCTTCCCACAAGAAGCTGGATTTCTCAGACCCAGCTGAAAGGGGCAAGGTGACTGATCATGTGGCGGTCAAGGAGGGACTAAGCAAGATGGACAAGGATGAACAGGTTGGAGATGTCTCCAAAGCGAAAGGATGGTTCTCCTCAGTGTTCCAGAGCATTGCAGCAGGTAACAGTGTAATTGGCAAGTCTGATCTGCAGCCTGCGGTCAAAGCTCTGAAAGACAGGCTGATGACCAAGAACGTTGCGGAGGAGATCGCAGAGAAGCTTTGCGAATCGATTGCAGCAAGCCTTGAGGGCAAGAAGGTAGGATCTTTCACGAGCATAGCTTCCACCGTCCAGGCAGCCATGGAGGAGGCTCTTCTTCGCATTCTGACCCCAAGCCGATCCATTGACATTCTGAGAGACGTGCACGCTGCCAAGGAGCGTGAGAGGCCGTATGTCATCGTATTCGTTGGGGTGAATGGAGTCGGCAAATCCACCAATCTTGCAAAGGTCGCTTACTGGCTCCTCCAGCATGACCTCAGTGTGACCCTTGCAGCTTGTGATACCTTCAGGTCTGGTGCCGTTGAGCAGCTACGCACCCATGCTCGCAGGCTCCAGATACCGATCTTTGAGAAGGGCTATGAAAGAGATCCGGCAGTCGTAGCGAAGCAAGCGATCCAAGAAGCAACCCGGACCAAATCAGATGTTGTCCTTGTCGACACTGCTGGGCGCATGCAGGACAACGAACCGCTCATGAGGGCGCTCTCCAAGCTCATCAACCTCAACAGCCCGGACCTGGTCTTGTTCGTCGGGGAAGCGCTGGTTGGAAACGACGCCGTCGATCAGCTGACCCAGTTCAACCAGAAACTGGCCGACCTGTCGCCTGTTCCAGCTGCAAGGTTGATTGATGGTATCCTGCTTAGCAAGTTTGACACCGTCGACGACAAGGTTGGAGCAGCGCTTTCCATGGTTTACGTTTCTGGAGCTCCGGTTATGTTCGTGGGATGCGGTCAGTCTTACACCGACCTGAAGAAGCTGAATGTCAAGTCCATTGTTAACACCCTCCTCAAGTGA
- the LOC140222084 gene encoding uncharacterized protein — MLFLFLQLSSDDSSDENEEFFKTILGGAMLAQIYVDMFLTKNPTRTSTTSGMCFILETLHTPGECHSQLRMSTEIFFDLHGLLVQRYGLTPSLHMSTEESLGIFLFICAGNESNRKCQNRFKHSGETISRKFENVLNCLMAMAKDFIRPKDPNFHNVHRRIRDDRRAYPHFKDCIGALDGTHIRVSLPPDDQVRYIGKTGIATQNVLAVCDFDMRFTYVSTGQPGAMHDTSVLYNALSVDEKFFPHPPQGKYYVVDAGYPNRPGYLAPYKGERYHMPEWHRGMEPKTPKEKFNRIHSSIRNVIERSFGVLKMKWQILYKMPNYPMWKQKMVVIACMVLHNFIREHNSEDSDFARFDRDPNFVPTIPQRYNPFVVPSDGSTSEGSVTTMDIFRDELATNLALAWR; from the exons ATGTTATTTTTATTCTTGCAGTTGTCTAGTGATGATTCTAGTGATGAGAATGAGGAATTTTTCAAAACTATCCTAGGAGGTGCTATGCTTGCTCAAATATATGTTGATATGTTCCTTACTAAAAACCCTACAAGGACATCTACCACCAGTGGAATGTGTTTTATTTTGGAGACTTTGCACACTCCAGGCGAATGCCATAGCCAGTTGCGTATGAGCACAGAAATCTTCTTTGATCTTCATGGCTTATTGGTACAGAGGTATGGGCTAACACCATCGTTGCACATGTCTACCGAAGAGAGCTTAGGAATTTTCTTATTTATCTGTGCGGGAAATGAGTCTAATAGAAAATGTCAAAATCGATTCAAGCACTCTGGTGAAACTATTAGTCGAAAATTTGAGAATGTTCTAAACTGTTTGATGGCCATGGCAAAGGATTTCATTAGGCCAAAAGATCCAAATTTTCATAATGTTCATAGGAGAATAAGGGATGATAGGCGAGCATAtccacatttcaaagattgcattggagcaCTTGATGGCACCCATATTCGTGTTTCCCTTCCACCGGATGATCAAGTGAGGTATATCGGGAAGACAGGGATAGCCACCCAAAATGTTTTAGCAGTCTGTGATTTCGACATGCGGTTCACATATGTGTCAACGGGCCAACCAGGAGCTATGCATGACACAAGTGTGTTATACAATGCATTGAGTGTGGACGAGAAATTCTTTCCACATCCACCGCAAG GTAAATACTACGTTGTCGATGCGGGTTATCCCAATCGTCCAGGTTATCTAGCTCCATATAAGGGTGAGAGGTATCATATGCCTGAGTGGCATAGAGGTATGGAACCAAAAACCCCAAAGGAAAAATTCAATCGCATCCATTCTTCTATTCgaaatgtgattgagcgatcttttggcgtattgaaaatgaagtggcaaatttTATACAAAATGCCGAACTACCCGATGTGGAAACAAAAAATGGTAGTTATTGCTTGTatggtccttcacaatttcattcgtgAGCATAATAGTGAGGATTCAGACTTTGCTCggtttgatcgtgatcctaattTTGTCCCTACAATACCGCAACGGTACAATCCATTTGTAGTTCCATCGGATGGATCTACTTCAGAAGGCAGTGTCACTACAATGGATATTTTTCGCGATGAGCTGGCCACCAATCTTGCTCTTGCTTGGAGGTAG
- the LOC117847725 gene encoding benzyl alcohol O-benzoyltransferase-like, with product MPEAKEHVGAPAMTTAAFTFAVRRREPVLVGPAAPTPRETKRLSDLDDHETLRGQAPFLFFYRGGAHAHDRDPAGVIRRALGEALVPYYPLAGRLREVEARKLVVDCTGEGVMFVEADADVRLADLEAAATGLTPPFPCMDQLLFDVDGSSGVLGCPLLLIQVTRLLCGGFVFAIRLNHTICDAIGLAQFVSAVAELGRGLPAPTVAPPWSRELLEARNPPRPTFPHREFDAVPPPPPPPPGDMVMRTFTFGPSDISAIRKDLPPNLRDTVTTFEVLTAALWRARTAALELSPDEDVRLVFISNIRGLPELGLPAGYYGNACVPMAVLVTVEALLGGSLGDAVELVREAKATVTAEYARSTADLLVLRGRPYVAMSNLFLVSDNRHAGFQRVDFGWGEPVYAGPAATVFGLSFFVHVGNGGGVGAVAAMITLPLPAMDRFASEVKTLMKG from the coding sequence ATGCCGGAAGCAAAGGAGCACGTCGGGGCGCCGGCCATGACGACGGCCGCATTCACCTtcgccgtgcgccggcgggAGCCCGTGCTCGTCGGCCCTgccgcgccgacgccgcgcgAGACGAAGCGCCTGTCCGACCTCGACGACCATGAGACGCTGCGCGGGCAAGCGCCGTTCCTCTTCTTCTACCGCGGCGGGGCGCACGCGCATGACCGCGACCCGGCGGGCGTGATCCGCCGCGCGCTCGGCGAGGCGCTCGTGCCGTACTACCCGCTCGCCGGGCGGCTgcgggaggtggaggcgcgGAAGCTGGTCGTCGACTGCACCGGCGAGGGGGTGATGTTCGTggaggccgacgccgacgtgcGGCTGGCGGACCTCGaggcggcggccacggggcTGACGCCGCCGTTCCCGTGCATGGACCAGCTGCTGTTCGACGTGGACGGCTCCAGTGGAGTGCTCGGCTGCCCCTTGCTGCTCATCCAGGTGACCCGGCTGCTCTGCGGCGGCTTCGTCTTCGCGATCCGGCTCAACCACACCATCTGCGACGCCATCGGCCTCGCCCAGTTCGTGTCCGCCGTCGCGGAGCTCGGCCGCGGCCTCCCCGCACCAACCGTTGCGCCGCCATGGTCCCGCGAGCTCCTAGAGGCACGCAACCCGCCAAGGCCGACGTTCCCTCACCGCGAATTCgacgccgtgccgccgccgccgcctccgccgccgggtgATATGGTCATGCGGACGTTCACCTTTGGCCCGTCCGATATCAGCGCCATCAGGAAGGACCTCCCACCGAACCTCCGGGACACGGTCACGACTTTCGAGGTGCTCACGGCGGCGCTCTGGCGCGCCCGCACGGCCGCGCTGGAGCTCTCGCCGGACGAGGACGTGCGCCTGGTGTTCATCTCCAACATCAGGGGCTTGCCGGAGCTGGGGCTTCCCGCCGGCTATTACGGGAACGCGTGCGTGCCCATGGCGGTGCTGGTCACCGTGGAGGCCCTGCTCGGCGGCTCGCTGGGCGACGCGGTGGAGCTGGTGCGTGAGGCGAAGGCGACAGTGACCGCCGAGTACGCGCGGTCCACGGCCGACCTGCTGGTGCTGCGCGGGCGGCCGTATGTGGCCATGTCGAACCTGTTCCTCGTGTCCGACAACCGGCACGCTGGGTTCCAACGCGTCGACTTCGGGTGGGGCGAGCCGGTGTACGCCggcccggcggcgacggtgttCGGGTTGAGCTTCTTCGTCCACGTCGGgaacggcggcggggtgggcgcaGTTGCCGCGATGATCACGCTGCCGCTCCCGGCCATGGACAGGTTCGCGTCGGAGGTGAAGACGTTGATGAAGGGTTAG